From a single Candidatus Acidulodesulfobacterium acidiphilum genomic region:
- a CDS encoding hydrogenase maturation protease has protein sequence GRHKAGTVFKFIYPDIPYTKNTVSTHDMDLPAALELGKHLGISLPSEIILFAVEAKDTVNFGEKLTQEVENALETVISEIKLLLDF, from the coding sequence GGCAGGCATAAAGCGGGAACCGTTTTTAAATTTATTTATCCTGACATTCCTTATACTAAAAATACGGTTTCGACCCACGATATGGATTTACCCGCGGCGCTCGAATTAGGAAAGCATCTCGGCATTTCTTTGCCTTCCGAAATAATTTTATTTGCCGTTGAAGCGAAGGATACCGTGAATTTCGGCGAAAAACTGACGCAAGAGGTCGAAAATGCCCTTGAAACAGTAATATCGGAAATAAAGTTATTGCTGGATTTCTAA
- a CDS encoding CoB--CoM heterodisulfide reductase iron-sulfur subunit A family protein yields the protein MKTAVYFCNCGTNISDKINPEQVQDAVKKKNGDVIFKTFGFLCSEEGKEFLRKDIIENAVEAAVIPACSPRDHEKTFMNVLSAAGINPYMMQMVNIREQIAWVTEDPEKAAVKAVSYINAAISRVMLQEPLEKKEIDISPDAVIVGAGPAGLKAALSLAEAGRKVTVVEKSPTIGGLPVRYEEIFPNMECGPCMLEPIMGEALHGDASGNIEFLTLSEIEDVLGSYGNFTVKIRRSPRYVDTEKCIGCAECIAPCPVSLKNPFNYGMNERKAIDFSFAGALPNVPYVNAGVCLRLKDINNDNAAGKVKNKDIEGADVGPCRLCMDACPVGEDVFNFGEKEEILERNAGSIILATGSALYDCSKIPSLGYGKIPDVYNGIEFERILASNGPTEGNIRTSGGEEPQSFAIVHCVGSLDKNHKDYCSGICCEYAFKFNHIIRNKIPSAKIYHLYKEMVIPGKESGSLYRHAVEDKNTVFIRVSDINGMTITEENGRKVFSVKDACSSVGINESGINETSENKSGDGVF from the coding sequence ATGAAGACGGCTGTTTATTTTTGTAATTGCGGTACGAACATATCGGATAAAATCAACCCTGAACAGGTGCAAGATGCAGTAAAAAAGAAAAACGGAGACGTTATTTTTAAAACTTTCGGTTTTTTGTGCTCTGAAGAAGGCAAGGAATTTTTGCGCAAGGATATTATAGAGAATGCGGTAGAAGCAGCGGTAATTCCCGCATGCTCCCCGAGAGACCACGAAAAAACCTTCATGAACGTCCTGTCGGCGGCGGGAATCAATCCTTATATGATGCAAATGGTCAACATAAGGGAACAGATAGCATGGGTTACGGAAGACCCTGAAAAAGCAGCCGTAAAAGCCGTAAGTTATATAAACGCCGCTATATCGAGGGTGATGCTTCAGGAGCCTTTAGAAAAAAAAGAGATTGATATATCGCCGGACGCCGTAATAGTAGGAGCAGGTCCGGCAGGACTTAAAGCCGCTTTAAGTTTAGCCGAAGCAGGAAGGAAGGTGACGGTGGTTGAAAAATCGCCTACGATAGGCGGTCTTCCCGTAAGATACGAAGAAATATTTCCTAATATGGAATGCGGCCCCTGCATGCTTGAGCCGATTATGGGGGAAGCCCTTCACGGAGACGCATCCGGCAATATAGAGTTTTTAACGCTGTCGGAAATAGAAGACGTATTAGGCTCTTACGGGAACTTTACCGTTAAAATAAGGCGAAGTCCGCGTTACGTCGATACGGAAAAATGTATCGGTTGTGCGGAGTGCATAGCTCCATGTCCGGTATCGCTTAAAAATCCGTTTAATTACGGAATGAATGAAAGAAAAGCCATAGACTTTTCATTTGCCGGAGCACTGCCTAACGTTCCTTACGTAAACGCAGGAGTATGTCTTAGGCTTAAGGATATTAATAATGATAATGCCGCAGGAAAAGTTAAAAATAAAGATATAGAAGGAGCTGACGTCGGCCCGTGCAGATTGTGCATGGACGCCTGTCCGGTCGGTGAAGATGTTTTTAATTTTGGCGAAAAAGAGGAGATTTTAGAGAGAAATGCGGGCAGTATTATACTGGCGACCGGCTCGGCTTTATACGACTGTTCTAAAATTCCTTCATTAGGTTACGGAAAAATACCGGATGTTTACAACGGAATTGAATTCGAGAGAATTCTTGCCTCTAACGGTCCTACGGAAGGAAATATTAGGACTTCCGGAGGGGAAGAGCCTCAATCTTTTGCGATAGTCCACTGCGTCGGTAGTTTAGATAAAAATCATAAAGACTACTGTTCAGGTATATGCTGCGAATACGCTTTTAAATTTAATCATATTATAAGAAACAAAATACCTTCAGCCAAAATATACCACTTATATAAAGAAATGGTAATTCCCGGAAAAGAAAGCGGCAGTTTATACAGGCATGCCGTCGAAGATAAAAATACCGTTTTTATAAGGGTAAGCGATATAAACGGAATGACGATAACCGAAGAAAACGGAAGAAAAGTATTTTCGGTAAAAGATGCCTGTAGTTCGGTCGGCATAAACGAAAGCGGCATTAACGAAACCTCGGAAAATAAAAGCGGAGACGGCGTATTTG